A genomic window from Triticum urartu cultivar G1812 chromosome 7, Tu2.1, whole genome shotgun sequence includes:
- the LOC125520761 gene encoding protein POST-ILLUMINATION CHLOROPHYLL FLUORESCENCE INCREASE, chloroplastic, protein MATISSCSRLCGGGGGSSTAFHRRRSRPARAARAAVVTCRRFSAVVRAAAAASATAAAPVSVVPQSKEVKLPTWAEFELGKAPVYWKTTNGLPPAPGEGLKIFYNPGTSKLTPNEQFGIAFNGGFNQPIMCGGEPRQMTLQERGKACPPIYTIRIRVPQHAMSLVFSFTNGNEWDGAYTLKFKVPKPWLDKPLSFFNEGLADELNMEGACDRAIFPDENIVITSCDIGGFYEEGGDRCKLDIVSGCMDPTSHMFDPLATIDDGSCPLDSDTEE, encoded by the exons atGGCCACCATCTCTTCTTGCAGCCGCctgtgcggcggcggcggcggcagcagcaccgccttccaccgccgccgcagccgGCCCGCGCGGGCCGCGCGGGCCGCCGTCGTCACCTGCCGGAGGTTCTCGGCCGTCGTCCGCGCGGCCGCGGCCGCCTCTGCCACCGCCGCGGCGCCCGTGTCCGTCGTGCCACAGAGCAAGGA GGTGAAGCTTCCGACGTGGGCGGAGTTCGAGCTGGGGAAGGCGCCGGTGTACTGGAAGACCACCAACGGCCTTCCTCCAGCCCCG ggagaggGCCTGAAGATATTCTACAACCCAGGGACGAGCAAGCTGACACCCAACGAGCAGTTCGGCATCGCGTTTAACG GGGGCTTTAACCAGCCGATCATGTGCGGCGGCGAGCCGAGGCAGATGACGCTGCAGGAGAGGGGGAAAGCCTGCCCCCCCATCTACACCATCAGGATCCGGGTGCCGCAGCATG CCATGTCTCTGGTTTTCTCCTTCACCAACGGAAATGAATGGGACGGGGCATACACCCTCAAGTTCAAGGTTCCCAAGCCATGGCTCGACAAGCCTCTGAGCTTCTTCAACGAG GGGCTGGCTGACGAGCTCAACATGGAGGGCGCCTGCGACAGGGCCATCTTCCCGGATGAGAACATCGTCATCACAAGCTGCGACATCGGCGGCTTCTACGAGGAGGGGGGAGACCGGTGCAAGCTGGACATCGTGAGCGGGTGCATGGACCCGACCTCGCACATGTTCGACCCGCTGGCCACCATCGACGACGGCTCCTGCCCGCTGGACTCTGATACGGAGGAGTGA
- the LOC125524825 gene encoding beta-glucosidase 38-like, with the protein MELLRAVVLLSLALLANGRDTDLSRDSFPKGFVFGTASSAYQVEGNSLKYGRGPCIWDTFLKYPGATPDNATANVTVDEYHRYMDDVDNMVRVGFDAYRFSISWSRIFPNGIGRINKDGVDYYHRLIDYMLANNITPYVVLYHYDLPEVLNNQYNGWLSPRVVYMHPITFGHYPETMQKLVGTRLPNFTAEQSKLLQGSADIIGINHYTTYYVRHQENLTRMSYATDWQAELLFERNGVPIGRQAFSKWLYVVPWGFYKAVMHVKNKFRDPLILIGENGIDQSGSDTLPHALYDTFRIDYFDQYLHELKRAIADGARVTGYFAWSLLDNFEWRMGFTSKFGLVYVDRKTFTRYPKDSTRWFRKVIKSEEY; encoded by the exons ATGGAGCTCCTCCGCGCGGTCGTCCTGCTCTCCCTGGCGCTCCTGGCCAACGGCCGGGACACCGACCTCTCCCGGGACAGCTTCCCCAAGGGCTTCGTCTTCGGCACCGCCTCGTCGGCGTACCAGGTGGAGGGCAACTCCCTCAAGTACGGCCGCGGGCCCTGCATCTGGGACACCTTCCTCAAGTATCCAG GTGCCACTCCCGACAACGCCACCGCCAACGTGACCGTCGACGAGTACCATCGCTACATG GACGATGTGGACAACATGGTCAGGGTGGGCTTCGACGCCTACCGCTTCTCCATCTCCTGGTCGCGTATCTTCCCCA ATGGGATCGGGAGGATCAACAAAGACGGCGTGGACTACTACCACAGGCTCATCGACTACATGCTTGCCAACA ATATCACTCCGTACGTCGTGCTCTACCACTACGACCTGCCGGAGGTCCTCAACAACCAGTACAACGGCTGGCTCAGCCCCAGGGTCGT GTACATGCACCCGATCACCTTCGGCCACTACCCGGAGACGATGCAGAAGCTGGTGGGGACGAGGCTGCCCAACTTCACGGCGGAGCAGAGCAAGCTGCTGCAGGGCTCGGCGGACATCATCGGGATCAACCACTACACCACCTACTACGTCAGGCACCAGGAGAACCTGACGCGCATGAGCTACGCCACGGACTGGCAGGCCGAGCTTCTCT TCGAGCGCAACGGCGTGCCGATCGGAAGACAG GCGTTCTCGAAGTGGCTGTACGTGGTGCCCTGGGGGTTCTACAAGGCGGTGATGCACGTGAAGAACAAGTTCAGGGACCCCTTGATCCTCATCGGCGAGAACGGGATCGACCAGTCGGGCAGCGACACGCTGCCGCACGCGCTCTACGACACCTTCAGGATCGACTACTTCGACCAGTACCTCCACGAGCTGAAGCGCGCCATCGCCGACGGCGCCAGGGTGACGGGCTACTTCGCGTGGTCGCTGCTGGACAACTTCGAGTGGCGGATGGGCTTCACCTCCAAGTTCGGCCTCGTCTACGTCGACCGCAAGACCTTCACCCGGTACCCCAAGGACTCCACGCGCTGGTTCCGGAAGGTGATCAAGAGCGAGGAGTACTGA